A part of Limihaloglobus sulfuriphilus genomic DNA contains:
- the smc gene encoding chromosome segregation protein SMC, with protein MRLEKIILNGFKSFADKTEFKFDSSITAIVGPNGCGKSNVVDAVKWVLGEQKKKSLRSSQMTDVIFNGSANRKPSSMAEVSIVFSGVDSKAGNDGFLQISRRIYKNGDSVYLINDKSCRLKDIKELFLNTGIGVSAYSIIEQGQISQLLTASKLERRLIFEEAAGISKFKAQKVEATRKLEKTEQNLLRVADIVEEVSRRLRSVKMQAGKARNYVEYRDRLNELKMSYYLAEYDKFFRKAEKTKEKYQLVNDKYHELSAIISRDDALSANIKNDISQTETELNRSDNMLIAITGRIEQNLEKIEYLRKRSEELEHRKNTASQRISQLEEQILKLSANHSAIQFKIQQNKGSFDEHQQMFRSLSEMLNQAETGCMELEAQLEDAKNASFEVVRRSSQISNEINSSGTYRENLDAQKLNTSKRIENLSRQMKSMEEDRERLKKLIGENEGKESYLREQFETYNSKISEINAGVASKNEKLARLREEKSGCMSELAVLRKMENESEGLNSSLQEILSEKAEGKHPQICGIVAELIKAEPGYDRLVECVLSGMTDSLVVESFNDYLENRKKFIEMENSLKFICLDSLKPDETAEAVINSGLAVSRLSDHVTSEEKYAGLIKCLLGNTFITDSIENARKISNELPSGINLITMDSEMLINGCTVTTGPDTAGSGLISRKSRINEIESLTAELDAKIAEILKDIENSSDIKEQISAEMSEIQNQLFTVNNEKNELNTQLEVISSGISNLNTDLPSMQKELESISAQISESLEKEQSLKQELAKIDNSKNVNDEQISTLSERLEEQRAVRSEISNRLTDARVKLAQASVTSDNLKQQAVNYESQIRRSENSLESTRREMSGNDELVDETTRSILYAESSVTDLYYEKEKLQSAAMAVKEKLAGMHSELAEVQERLRERNSLHSDMAQQIHELDLSINELRIKTEDLITRTGEELQINLLESYQDYQSREIDWAAVTAEIKELKEKISRLGNVNLDAIDELEDLQKREDFLTEQVGDLTKSRNNLQQIIDKINVESREKFQETFNLVRDNFRSIFRKLFGGGKADIQLEEDVDILEAGIEIIAQPPGKGAKTISLLSGGEKTMTAIALQFAVFNIKPSPFCFLDEVDAALDEANNERFNLIVKEFEEFSQFIIITHAKRTMSIADELFGVTMQQQGVSKKISVKFEKDSEELSAA; from the coding sequence ATGCGACTTGAAAAAATTATACTAAACGGTTTCAAAAGTTTTGCTGACAAGACAGAATTTAAATTCGACTCAAGCATCACAGCGATTGTAGGCCCCAACGGCTGCGGCAAAAGCAATGTCGTGGATGCGGTTAAATGGGTTCTTGGAGAACAGAAAAAAAAGAGCCTGCGAAGCAGCCAGATGACAGATGTCATATTTAACGGCAGCGCAAATCGCAAGCCATCGAGCATGGCTGAGGTCTCTATTGTTTTTTCCGGCGTTGACAGCAAAGCCGGCAATGACGGTTTCCTGCAAATCTCCAGGAGAATTTACAAAAATGGGGACAGCGTCTATCTAATCAATGATAAGTCTTGCAGGCTGAAAGACATAAAAGAGCTGTTTCTAAACACTGGCATCGGCGTAAGCGCATATTCAATCATAGAGCAGGGGCAGATATCGCAGCTGCTGACCGCCAGCAAACTTGAACGCCGGTTGATTTTCGAAGAAGCGGCCGGCATCAGCAAATTTAAAGCTCAAAAGGTTGAAGCAACCCGTAAGCTCGAGAAAACCGAACAGAATCTGCTCAGGGTCGCCGACATTGTTGAAGAAGTGTCGCGGCGGCTCAGAAGTGTGAAAATGCAGGCCGGCAAGGCAAGAAATTATGTCGAATACCGTGACAGGCTTAATGAGCTCAAAATGAGTTACTACCTCGCAGAATACGACAAGTTTTTCAGAAAAGCAGAAAAGACAAAGGAAAAATATCAGCTTGTAAATGACAAATATCATGAGCTCTCAGCGATCATAAGCAGGGATGATGCGCTAAGTGCCAATATCAAAAACGATATATCGCAGACGGAAACAGAGCTCAACAGAAGCGACAATATGCTCATAGCCATTACAGGGCGGATTGAGCAGAACCTCGAAAAAATAGAGTACCTGCGAAAACGTTCAGAAGAGCTCGAACATAGAAAGAACACAGCTTCTCAGCGAATCAGTCAGCTTGAAGAGCAAATCTTAAAACTTTCTGCAAATCACTCTGCGATACAATTTAAAATCCAGCAGAACAAAGGCTCCTTTGATGAACATCAGCAAATGTTCCGCTCATTGAGTGAGATGCTTAACCAGGCGGAAACAGGATGTATGGAGCTGGAGGCCCAGTTGGAGGATGCAAAGAACGCTTCATTTGAAGTTGTCCGGCGATCAAGCCAGATATCCAACGAAATAAACAGCTCTGGAACATACCGTGAGAATCTTGACGCTCAGAAACTAAACACGAGCAAGCGTATTGAAAATCTAAGCAGACAGATGAAAAGTATGGAAGAGGACCGAGAGAGACTCAAAAAACTTATAGGAGAAAATGAGGGAAAAGAGTCTTATCTTCGTGAGCAGTTTGAGACCTATAATTCTAAGATATCTGAAATAAATGCCGGCGTAGCCTCTAAAAACGAGAAACTTGCCCGTCTCCGTGAAGAAAAGAGCGGCTGCATGAGTGAACTGGCCGTTCTTAGAAAAATGGAGAACGAAAGCGAAGGGCTAAACAGCTCGCTCCAGGAGATACTCTCGGAAAAGGCGGAGGGCAAACACCCGCAAATATGCGGTATAGTCGCTGAGCTGATCAAGGCAGAGCCCGGATATGACCGGCTTGTGGAATGTGTCCTCAGCGGCATGACAGACTCCCTGGTTGTCGAGTCTTTTAACGATTATCTTGAAAACCGCAAGAAGTTTATCGAGATGGAAAACAGTCTCAAGTTTATCTGTCTTGATTCTTTAAAACCAGACGAAACAGCGGAAGCTGTCATCAATTCCGGACTTGCTGTATCAAGGCTGAGTGACCATGTAACTTCAGAGGAGAAATATGCCGGCCTGATTAAGTGCCTGCTTGGAAACACCTTTATAACCGACAGTATTGAGAATGCCCGCAAAATCAGCAATGAACTGCCCTCCGGAATAAATCTTATTACGATGGATTCGGAGATGCTCATAAACGGCTGCACAGTGACTACGGGACCGGACACAGCCGGAAGCGGCCTTATATCGAGAAAGAGCAGGATAAATGAGATTGAGTCGCTGACAGCCGAACTCGATGCAAAAATAGCGGAAATCCTCAAAGACATAGAGAACTCAAGTGATATTAAAGAGCAGATTTCAGCCGAAATGTCAGAGATACAGAATCAGCTCTTTACAGTAAACAACGAAAAGAACGAGCTCAACACGCAGCTTGAGGTAATAAGCAGCGGCATATCAAACCTCAACACCGACCTGCCTTCAATGCAGAAAGAGCTCGAATCCATTTCAGCTCAGATATCAGAGTCTCTTGAAAAAGAGCAGTCTTTAAAACAGGAACTGGCAAAGATCGACAATTCCAAAAATGTCAATGACGAGCAGATCAGCACACTAAGCGAGCGGCTGGAGGAACAGAGAGCGGTAAGAAGTGAAATTTCCAACCGGCTCACTGATGCAAGGGTAAAACTGGCGCAGGCTTCGGTTACAAGTGACAATCTCAAACAGCAGGCCGTAAACTACGAGTCGCAAATACGAAGAAGCGAAAACAGTCTCGAATCGACCCGCCGCGAAATGAGCGGAAATGATGAGCTCGTAGATGAAACCACCAGGTCAATCCTCTACGCAGAATCTTCTGTTACAGATCTCTATTATGAGAAGGAGAAACTTCAAAGTGCGGCAATGGCTGTTAAAGAAAAACTGGCCGGCATGCATTCTGAGCTGGCAGAGGTACAGGAAAGGCTTCGTGAGCGTAACTCGCTTCACAGTGATATGGCCCAGCAGATACATGAGCTGGATTTGAGCATCAATGAACTCCGCATAAAGACCGAAGATCTGATCACAAGAACCGGTGAAGAACTGCAAATCAATCTTCTGGAATCATATCAGGATTACCAGAGCAGGGAAATCGACTGGGCCGCGGTTACTGCTGAAATTAAAGAGCTTAAAGAAAAAATCTCGAGACTGGGCAACGTCAACCTCGACGCGATTGATGAGCTTGAAGATCTTCAGAAGAGGGAAGATTTTCTCACCGAACAGGTTGGAGACCTTACAAAAAGCAGAAATAACCTCCAGCAGATAATTGACAAGATAAACGTGGAAAGCAGGGAGAAATTCCAGGAAACTTTCAACCTCGTGAGAGACAACTTCCGCAGTATATTCAGAAAACTATTCGGCGGCGGAAAGGCCGACATACAGCTTGAAGAGGATGTTGACATTCTCGAGGCGGGAATAGAAATAATTGCCCAGCCCCCGGGCAAGGGCGCCAAAACTATTTCTCTGCTCAGCGGCGGCGAAAAGACGATGACCGCAATAGCTCTTCAGTTTGCGGTATTTAACATCAAGCCAAGCCCGTTCTGTTTTCTTGATGAGGTAGATGCAGCCCTTGACGAGGCAAACAATGAAAGATTCAATCTCATCGTTAAAGAATTCGAGGAGTTCTCACAGTTTATTATCATAACCCACGCCAAAAGAACCATGAGCATCGCTGATGAACTCTTTGGAGTCACTATGCAGCAGCAGGGCGTGAGCAAAAAAATAAGTGTAAAATTCGAGAAGGACTCCGAAGAACTGTCCGCGGCGTGA
- a CDS encoding flagellar basal body P-ring protein FlgI translates to MRKLKHIYILVLPALILSLLCGCQNGKTQKRNQQDMNLEVSLNDTIGNYAEMLVSSEIPIEGFGIVVGLEGSGSAECPPAIRDRVLKFIQQKLKNRNRRAAIEFLEDKDNSVVRVYGVLPSGHMPGQRFDVFVEPFASTQTISLENGRLLECSLYERSRVGIGGARTIALAHGQVYIDMIGGEDPNLLEGVVIGGGIPLEFPQIALGLFEPNFRLASILRNRINERFNEDTATAIGPGVIEIKMPKRYLGKYGKFASLVKTLYIPENRESLNDYLEALAANLSNPDVSIDTETALEAVGRPAIPYLLPFLDSENQEKRFRAARLLLALERNEGIDVLHKFATDPEFKYRVEAVEALALADKDFVRTTVPRFLNDDDFEIRMAAFRILEKINDINVSMTTIGGSFKLSNAYSKGKPAVYISRSQRPEVIIFGDVRTGSDVFVRSDDNTIFINSSPQDDSVSLSRKHPSKPNLIGPLKTSAKLEDIIIGLCSKLPADDVYRIGLQVNYSQMTSLVKKMFDMGIIEGELVIGPVARRPSIPSENRPQETEQETLAE, encoded by the coding sequence ATGCGTAAATTAAAACATATATATATCCTTGTCTTACCGGCACTTATACTAAGCCTGCTCTGTGGTTGTCAAAACGGGAAAACCCAAAAGCGAAATCAGCAGGACATGAATCTTGAAGTTTCGCTCAACGACACCATCGGCAACTACGCTGAAATGCTGGTAAGCAGCGAGATACCAATTGAAGGCTTTGGTATCGTTGTCGGACTTGAAGGCAGCGGCTCTGCTGAATGCCCGCCGGCAATCAGGGACAGAGTCCTTAAATTCATACAGCAGAAGTTAAAAAACAGAAACCGCCGTGCAGCGATAGAATTTTTGGAAGATAAAGACAATTCTGTTGTAAGGGTTTACGGAGTATTGCCCTCGGGACACATGCCCGGCCAAAGGTTCGATGTTTTTGTCGAACCTTTTGCAAGCACCCAGACAATCTCGCTTGAAAACGGCAGACTCCTTGAATGCAGTCTTTACGAACGAAGCCGCGTTGGTATTGGCGGCGCAAGGACAATAGCTTTGGCGCACGGCCAGGTTTATATAGATATGATCGGCGGTGAAGACCCTAATCTCCTTGAGGGCGTTGTTATTGGCGGCGGGATTCCGTTGGAATTTCCACAGATAGCACTGGGGCTTTTCGAGCCAAACTTCCGTCTGGCCAGCATCCTGAGAAACCGGATAAATGAGCGTTTTAATGAGGACACTGCTACCGCCATAGGCCCGGGGGTGATCGAAATAAAGATGCCCAAGAGATACCTGGGCAAGTACGGCAAATTCGCTTCGCTTGTAAAAACGCTTTACATACCCGAAAACCGCGAATCGTTAAACGATTATCTTGAGGCACTTGCCGCAAATCTCAGCAATCCCGACGTTTCGATCGACACCGAAACAGCATTGGAAGCCGTCGGCCGCCCTGCCATACCATACCTGCTGCCCTTTCTTGACTCAGAGAACCAGGAAAAACGTTTCAGAGCAGCAAGACTTCTGCTTGCACTCGAAAGAAATGAAGGTATAGACGTGCTTCATAAGTTTGCCACTGATCCTGAATTCAAATACCGCGTTGAAGCTGTTGAGGCTTTGGCACTTGCAGACAAAGATTTTGTCAGGACAACCGTTCCGCGGTTCCTCAATGATGATGATTTTGAGATAAGAATGGCAGCTTTCAGGATACTTGAAAAAATCAACGACATAAACGTATCAATGACCACTATCGGCGGCTCGTTTAAACTCTCAAACGCTTACAGCAAGGGCAAGCCGGCTGTCTATATTTCCCGCTCACAAAGACCAGAGGTTATCATATTCGGTGATGTGAGAACCGGCAGCGATGTCTTTGTAAGGTCGGACGACAACACGATTTTTATCAATTCCTCGCCCCAGGACGACAGTGTCTCTCTGAGCAGGAAACACCCAAGCAAGCCGAATCTTATAGGCCCGCTGAAAACTTCTGCAAAACTCGAGGATATAATTATCGGCCTGTGTTCCAAGCTGCCGGCAGACGATGTTTACAGGATTGGTTTGCAGGTTAATTACTCCCAGATGACAAGCCTGGTTAAAAAGATGTTTGACATGGGTATCATTGAAGGAGAGCTGGTAATAGGCCCTGTCGCCCGGAGGCCGTCTATCCCTTCAGAAAATCGGCCGCAGGAAACGGAACAAGAAACGCTTGCAGAATAA
- a CDS encoding O-acetyl-ADP-ribose deacetylase: MSDPLIKILQADITLQNTEAIVNAANCSLLGGGGVDGAIHRAAGPELLEECRGIGGCPTGEARITKGYRLPAKYIIQTAGPVWRGGERDECRLLAQCYQNCLRLAEKYNIENISFPSISTGAYGFPIQKASKIALEEITNFIKSQTTVKQVFIVTFSSSDTGVYIAAQEDFDQH; the protein is encoded by the coding sequence ATGAGTGATCCGTTAATCAAGATATTACAGGCAGATATAACTCTGCAGAACACCGAGGCAATAGTAAATGCCGCCAACTGCTCTCTTCTGGGCGGCGGCGGGGTTGACGGCGCAATACACAGAGCAGCAGGCCCGGAGCTTCTTGAAGAATGCCGCGGAATTGGAGGCTGCCCTACCGGAGAGGCAAGAATAACCAAAGGTTACCGTCTGCCGGCAAAATACATCATCCAGACCGCTGGACCGGTTTGGCGTGGAGGCGAACGGGACGAGTGCAGGCTTCTGGCACAATGCTACCAGAACTGCCTGCGGCTTGCCGAGAAATACAACATAGAAAACATATCTTTTCCTTCAATAAGCACCGGAGCTTACGGATTCCCCATTCAAAAGGCATCTAAAATTGCGTTAGAAGAAATCACAAATTTTATAAAATCACAAACTACTGTAAAACAAGTATTTATCGTTACATTCTCAAGCTCTGACACGGGTGTTTACATCGCCGCGCAGGAAGATTTCGATCAACATTAA
- a CDS encoding acyl-CoA thioesterase, whose amino-acid sequence MFKETIVPRLSETDGLKHINNTSLSIWFEHCRVPIFKFFVPGAIDDFESWNIILARSEYDFLSQIYFGKDVEVKTWVNKIGNSSFTVEQEAWQDGHRCAHGLAVGVHYDFKTQRSMPIPESVREKLQKHLREPHE is encoded by the coding sequence ATGTTTAAAGAAACTATTGTGCCCCGTTTAAGCGAGACGGACGGTTTGAAACATATTAACAATACATCGCTTTCAATCTGGTTCGAACACTGCAGGGTGCCAATATTTAAGTTCTTTGTACCAGGTGCGATAGACGATTTTGAATCATGGAACATCATCCTTGCCAGATCGGAATACGACTTCCTCTCTCAAATATACTTTGGCAAAGACGTAGAGGTCAAAACGTGGGTCAATAAAATCGGCAATTCATCCTTTACTGTCGAGCAGGAAGCCTGGCAAGACGGACATCGCTGTGCCCACGGGCTTGCTGTCGGCGTTCATTATGACTTTAAGACACAGAGGTCAATGCCGATTCCTGAATCTGTGCGGGAAAAACTGCAAAAACACCTGCGAGAGCCGCATGAGTGA
- the recJ gene encoding single-stranded-DNA-specific exonuclease RecJ, with protein MPTHKKQIKKQLSKIWKIHPVRTEQAKQLSRETGISRIVAQVLLNRNITTSEEAKKFMNPKLTDLLEPNLLPGISEAVERIQRAIKAGEKITIYGDYDADGITSTAILWRLLTMLNTKVNFYIPHRIEEGYGLNTASIEKLAEQGTNLIITVDCGITACGEISRASELGMDVIVTDHHKIENEIPQASAIVHPQLDMNYPSPASAGAMVAFKLAWAVCNEYKDNNDLYPKLKSFLINATKFAAVGTIADVMDLVGENRSLAHFGLKAMSSSDMPGVKALINTARLDGKLLSSRDIAFQIAPMLNASGRLGHARLAVELLTSSSELNSLKIAQYLKQQNNERRKIEREIFKQASQLITTGGYDHPDRKTIVVAGENWHQGVVGIVASRVAETYFRPAIVFNNDGQTCVGSARSVRNFDIYQGISSCAKHLISFGGHAGAAGLRVESKKLPDFIEAFEQHARENILEDEAVSMIDIEGTFEIGDFNERTIQQIQQLSPFGQGNPVPVFAAMGVRLYNTPRIVGEKGTHLQLSIRDRSGFVRCIAFGMGNLEKKLIEADYFNVAFTAELNSFNGNSNLQFNICDIQFE; from the coding sequence TTGCCCACTCACAAAAAACAAATAAAAAAACAGCTCTCAAAAATCTGGAAAATTCACCCTGTCAGAACTGAACAGGCGAAACAGCTTTCCAGAGAAACCGGCATAAGCCGAATTGTCGCACAGGTTCTGCTCAACCGCAACATAACCACCAGCGAAGAAGCCAAAAAGTTTATGAACCCTAAGCTGACAGATTTGCTGGAGCCTAACCTGCTGCCGGGAATTTCTGAGGCGGTTGAAAGAATTCAGCGAGCAATAAAGGCCGGCGAGAAAATCACCATATACGGCGATTATGACGCGGACGGGATAACCTCGACCGCTATACTGTGGCGCCTTTTGACCATGCTCAACACTAAGGTCAATTTTTATATTCCCCACCGTATTGAAGAGGGATACGGCCTGAATACGGCTTCTATCGAAAAACTCGCTGAACAGGGCACTAACCTTATTATAACCGTTGACTGCGGAATAACAGCCTGCGGGGAGATCAGCAGGGCTTCAGAGCTCGGGATGGACGTCATCGTAACAGACCACCATAAGATCGAAAATGAAATTCCGCAGGCTTCGGCGATTGTGCACCCCCAGCTTGACATGAATTACCCTTCACCGGCCTCAGCCGGCGCTATGGTTGCTTTCAAACTGGCCTGGGCTGTATGCAACGAGTATAAAGATAACAATGATTTATATCCAAAACTTAAATCCTTTCTGATAAACGCGACAAAATTCGCAGCTGTCGGAACAATTGCAGATGTCATGGATCTCGTCGGAGAAAACCGCTCACTTGCCCATTTTGGGCTAAAAGCGATGAGCTCATCAGATATGCCGGGAGTAAAAGCTCTTATAAATACTGCCCGACTTGACGGTAAACTCCTAAGCAGCAGAGACATCGCATTTCAGATTGCACCCATGCTCAATGCCTCGGGCAGACTGGGCCACGCCCGCCTTGCGGTTGAACTTCTGACAAGCAGCAGCGAACTTAATTCCTTAAAAATTGCCCAATATCTCAAACAGCAAAATAACGAACGCCGTAAAATTGAACGCGAGATTTTTAAACAGGCATCTCAGCTGATAACCACCGGCGGATACGACCACCCGGACCGTAAAACAATCGTAGTTGCCGGCGAAAACTGGCACCAGGGAGTAGTCGGTATCGTTGCAAGCCGCGTGGCCGAAACATATTTTCGTCCGGCTATAGTCTTTAATAATGACGGCCAGACATGTGTCGGTTCTGCCCGCTCGGTAAGAAACTTCGATATTTACCAGGGTATAAGCAGCTGCGCCAAACATCTTATCAGCTTTGGCGGACATGCCGGGGCTGCCGGACTTAGGGTTGAATCAAAAAAACTGCCTGACTTCATCGAGGCCTTTGAACAACACGCCCGCGAGAACATACTCGAAGATGAGGCGGTTTCAATGATCGATATTGAGGGCACCTTTGAGATAGGTGATTTCAACGAACGTACCATACAGCAGATACAACAGCTCAGCCCGTTTGGCCAGGGCAATCCGGTGCCTGTTTTCGCGGCGATGGGTGTGCGTCTGTATAATACGCCGCGGATTGTCGGAGAAAAAGGCACGCATCTTCAGCTGAGCATACGTGACCGCAGCGGATTTGTACGGTGCATTGCTTTCGGTATGGGTAACCTGGAAAAAAAACTCATAGAAGCTGATTATTTCAACGTTGCTTTTACCGCCGAGCTTAACAGCTTCAACGGGAATTCTAACTTGCAATTCAACATATGTGATATACAATTCGAGTAA